In the genome of Corvus cornix cornix isolate S_Up_H32 chromosome 7, ASM73873v5, whole genome shotgun sequence, the window aaattttaaaaagaaaatgtctatGTTTGCCAGCCACATTGCATAACTGAACAGAATGCAGTCACCTGTCTGCTTCCGTTTAACACAGGAGAGATGAGTTGGTCTAGTATATTTGATAGCAGGTTTTAAAATGATTTTCCTGGAGGGAGAGTGGGCCTGAACTTCAGTTTTTTTAGCAAGTTCAGCTTTCTTATACACTGCTATGGacaaaaagaacacaaaaacaTAGAATCAGAAACAAACCTCAGCAAACCATTTCATATGATTAATACATCAAGTGTCAGGCCCACTGCTCCACAACTCCAACCCAACGCATTGCTTCTTCATAGGAACAAATCCTACGCTGGAAGAGGGGGAGCACTGGTGCATTGGTTCAGATGCATTACCCAGTGATCAGTGGGGATGCCTACAATGAAATAGGACCAGTGGAGCAGTGAGCCTTGCACATGGCTTCTCACATAATTGTACAATATCTCATTAGAAACCACTACCGTTAATAATGTTATGGTGCACATCACGTATAACAGAGTAACCAGATACTGtaaaacagtaagaaaagaaaaaaattgtaatagGAGTGTTAAATgaaccttttttccttctcacttcATCTCTGGAGAGTGTGCTAGGTTCCTTTTTAgctattttcctttcaggagTGGAAATCCTGCCTCTCCCAGTTTTAAaaggtttctcttttttatgCTTATCAAGAGATGATCTTCGCaattctctctctgctttctcctctttAGGAACAGTCTCTAACTGTTCAGTCATGATGCTCCTATCATCATCTGTAGGATCAGAGCAAATtacaacaacaaagaaaagattAGTAACAAATGTTAACAATAGTtaggaggagcagggaaaaagtAGTTGAAGACAGAGCAGatgattaaattaaaatttaatttttaccatttttctgaAACATGCTGAGATTACTTTTATAACTgtaataattttgcttttcaatcATTATGATTTGGAAGCAAAAATATTcaacagacaaaacagaaaggatAATGCACACCTTGAGTGTCTGCCCAGAGACTGTCTGTGTCCATGATGGAGTCATCAATTGTTGTTTCATCTTTGTAGTCATCACACGTCTCCGTTTTGTAGTTAGTGAGCAGGATTTCTTCTCTCTGGGGTGAAGCAGGAGCCTCTCGGGAGCCTTCCTTCGGCTCAACTTCCACTTCTTCAACATCAAGGTCCTCTTCAGCCTGGGAGTCTCCTGTTTCGATGTCCTCCTGCTGAGTAGCAGCAAAGCGCACACTGTGAGAAGCAGATTCACCCTCATCAACTGTTGTCTGCACCACTGTGATAAAGTCATCCTCCACTGTCACCACTGATTCAATAATGCCTTTCAATTCAGGCAGTGCTTCTGGGCTACCCTTGGCTCCCATTTCTTCAGTAGCAGGCTTGCCAAAGTCTGGGGGCATTTCTGATACAAGATGCTGTTTATcctcttcttttgcttcttgCCCTGCTTCCACCTCTTCTTCCTCATATTCTTCCCCTTTCAGggctccagctgccagctcaCATGGCAGCAGCTTTTGGGTTTCCATAGGTTTCACAGCTCTATCAAGAATCTCTTCAACTTCCTCTACAGGTTGTGGTATGCTCTCCATCTGAATCTCAGCAGGCTCCTCCTGAAGAGGCTCAGCTTTTGGAAAGAGGAGTTCCACAGAAGTCCCCTTTGCTGGTAACTGTGTAGGCATCTCTTCCCCAGACATGGCAGGTTTTGGATGTTCTGCTTTGATATCCTCTGGTTTCACAGATTCTCCATTCAAACTTTCTTGGGCTTGATCATGTTCTCCACTAGATTCATAAGACTCCTCTTTATCAACTGCTTCTTGGTGTACCAGATCTGGCTTAGCTACTTTCtccttaatttctgtttctgacagTTTGGTGCTGTCCTTCACATAACTAGGCTCAGTCCTGGAAAGTACATCTGCATCCTCTGCTTCTCTGGAGAAGATGGTCTCGTCTTTCTGCTGAGTGTCTTTGGGTTCAGGCTCTGCTCTTTTAAGAGAGGCTTTGTCCTTCCctaaaggaagagaaacaacCTCACTAATCTTAGCGTCTAACTTATTCTGATATTCTTGGTCAGCTCTCCTTGCAGCCACCTCCATATCATGCTTAATAGCATTGTAATCTGGTTTAACTGGAGCTTCTATCTCAGCTATTTCAGGAACAACACTAAGagccttctccttctccatcaacaaacaaacagaatcCTTTTCTATTGCTATCTCTGAAGCAGAAATTCTGTCATACATGGTATCGGCAGGTAAATGAACTTTATTAGCCacactttcttctttcctttctaacATTGCCTCAGCTCTTGTCATCTCTGGTTCTACCCCTTTAATGGAACAGACCTCTTTAGAGTCAACTTGATCTTCACTTTTTTCTAGCACAGTATccagtttctcctttttctcctgctcaaAGTCCCTCACCAGAATGGGCTCACCATGCTGACCTAAGTCTTTTTCACTGAGGAAGTCTTCTGatttttcagcagctgccagcttcACTTCTATTAAAGACAGGTCAGGAGTGAGGCCACGTCTCAGTTTTTCATCTGTGCCTTCATAGAAGGGACAGGTTTCACTCGTTAAATTCTCACTGTCCTGAACTGGAGAAGGGAGTGGTACTGTGTACTTATTGAAAACACAGTAGCCCAAGTCTTCCAGCTGACTTTCAGCTTTTAGAATTACGTGGTTTTCATTTGTTACaggtggcagggctgtgctgctgtcttCCACAATACTGTCAGAAGGAACTGACTTCTTCTGTGCTGCCTCAGCATCTGCACTCACAGAGGCTAATCTAGATCTTGTCCCTGCCAAATCTAACATTTCAGGCAGGTCAGGAGCCAGGACAGCCCCATTTTTGTAGTAATCTTTGGCCTGGAAAGATGGCTCAGCCAAGGTCTCAGGCTGGGCTTTTTCTTCTACCATGTGCTTATCTTCCTCTCTACTCTCAGTGGGGAAGCAGGGGGCCTTCTCCAGTGCTGGTGTGGTTGCTGGCAAGTAGTCATCACCTTCATCCATACTTCCACTAGTGTTTGTTAGAATATCTGAAGCGAGGGGAGAAAGATCATGTGCACGACCAAAACTAAATCCTAGGGCTATTGAATCCAGGCAGGACATGGGCAAGTTAATAGACATACTTCTCTGTTCAATTGCAGATCTCCCCCCAAGTCCCAGGCTCCTGCTCAGAGTTAGGTCATCTTTGTTTTTACTGTGAAGTTCTCTCTTATCCCCATAGACTTTGGGGTCAATAGTGAACATTCTTTCTGTTGGGGAACTAGGTTCTTCAGATGTGTCTGGTGTATAGCTCTGAGCCAGGGTACTGTACCCCATTTCACGAGTATGCACATTCTGCTGCTGATTCAATTCTGTCTGtaattcttcctcttcctcctcctcttcataTTCAGGTATTAGACGACCTCTCTGATAAGGCTCATATTTACTCTCTTTAGTGTCACTTAGCTCATAGTAATCACTGCTTTGTTTCAGACCATCTGCTTTAAATGCTTCCTCCTTCAGAGCAGAGGTTTCAAAATACTTCGACATTCCTGATTGATCCTCCTCTTCTTTCAGTTGATGAGGAGCTGAAACACTTGTCTTAGCAGTATCTTCTTTAACATCTTTCTCTTGAGAAGCTTCAAGAGTAGGAGTCTTCTCAGTGGTTAAACCTGGTACCTCAGGAGCTTTCTCTGTTACTCTGGATAACTGAGTGCTATCAGGGTGCTCTACTGTTTTATCAAGGGTCAGTTCATGGCTCAACTTAGCTGGGGGTACCTGCATGCTTTGCTGCGTCTCCCTTttcacatctgctgctgctgagagctcACTTTggtccatttctttttctgctttgagaGTATCAGGTGACTTTTTAGCTTCACCATCCTTTTGAAAGTCTGTTTTGTCTAGGGAGCCTGTCTTAACTTCAGGTTTTGCAGTAAATTTACCATTATCTAACATTTGAGCCTCCCCTTTATCATAGAAGTCATACCTTTCTTCCTCATCGCTCTCATCCTTAGTCATGTCCTTTTCCTCCCCCCATggagggatttttggggtgCTTGGAGTTTTCAAGCCATCTACAGTTACTGCTGAGACTTCTTGTAGAGATAATGTCCTGTCTTTGTGGATCTGTTCATCTTTACTGAGATTTTTGGCCAACAGTTGGTCAGTGGGTTCCTGGTGTGTTTTGAAACCATCTTTGAGTGAAAGCTCCTGCGGGAGAGCAAGAGATGGGCCTGAAGGAAGTTCACTTTTGGCTGCTTCTGCCTTGGGTTCTGGTAGCAATAGAGAACTTTCACCATGGCTGATGGCACCACCTTTGACATCTTTGAGGTTGTCTTGAAATTTGATAGCCATAGCTTGATTGGTTGATGAGGGCATACCTACAGTCCT includes:
- the MAP2 gene encoding microtubule-associated protein 2 isoform X16; this translates as MELDDLQMRMRTDLAQVVWMLCWKCWEVRLLGRVGKSWHASVCPSRDTDSSVYSLGHRADWNLLFNDQKGTERFPCSTTRHSILSPAYSEEVSARIVQVVTAEAVAVLKGEQEKEAQHKDQPGSLPLAVEESANLPPSPPPSPASEQTGVLEEDLFAATKMEFHVQEGTRPFAEEPLDTKQHDSGKDSKTVEQPKYDALVPQSAKAEAADKKDSESKDKEKMLSYPSEWILKTDSQKKGEASFAEPAAKPPAPQEQKHLSSQLPEESRTEERTVGMPSSTNQAMAIKFQDNLKDVKGGAISHGESSLLLPEPKAEAAKSELPSGPSLALPQELSLKDGFKTHQEPTDQLLAKNLSKDEQIHKDRTLSLQEVSAVTVDGLKTPSTPKIPPWGEEKDMTKDESDEEERYDFYDKGEAQMLDNGKFTAKPEVKTGSLDKTDFQKDGEAKKSPDTLKAEKEMDQSELSAAADVKRETQQSMQVPPAKLSHELTLDKTVEHPDSTQLSRVTEKAPEVPGLTTEKTPTLEASQEKDVKEDTAKTSVSAPHQLKEEEDQSGMSKYFETSALKEEAFKADGLKQSSDYYELSDTKESKYEPYQRGRLIPEYEEEEEEEELQTELNQQQNVHTREMGYSTLAQSYTPDTSEEPSSPTERMFTIDPKVYGDKRELHSKNKDDLTLSRSLGLGGRSAIEQRSMSINLPMSCLDSIALGFSFGRAHDLSPLASDILTNTSGSMDEGDDYLPATTPALEKAPCFPTESREEDKHMVEEKAQPETLAEPSFQAKDYYKNGAVLAPDLPEMLDLAGTRSRLASVSADAEAAQKKSVPSDSIVEDSSTALPPVTNENHVILKAESQLEDLGYCVFNKYTVPLPSPVQDSENLTSETCPFYEGTDEKLRRGLTPDLSLIEVKLAAAEKSEDFLSEKDLGQHGEPILVRDFEQEKKEKLDTVLEKSEDQVDSKEVCSIKGVEPEMTRAEAMLERKEESVANKVHLPADTMYDRISASEIAIEKDSVCLLMEKEKALSVVPEIAEIEAPVKPDYNAIKHDMEVAARRADQEYQNKLDAKISEVVSLPLGKDKASLKRAEPEPKDTQQKDETIFSREAEDADVLSRTEPSYVKDSTKLSETEIKEKVAKPDLVHQEAVDKEESYESSGEHDQAQESLNGESVKPEDIKAEHPKPAMSGEEMPTQLPAKGTSVELLFPKAEPLQEEPAEIQMESIPQPVEEVEEILDRAVKPMETQKLLPCELAAGALKGEEYEEEEVEAGQEAKEEDKQHLVSEMPPDFGKPATEEMGAKGSPEALPELKGIIESVVTVEDDFITVVQTTVDEGESASHSVRFAATQQEDIETGDSQAEEDLDVEEVEVEPKEGSREAPASPQREEILLTNYKTETCDDYKDETTIDDSIMDTDSLWADTQDDDRSIMTEQLETVPKEEKAERELRRSSLDKHKKEKPFKTGRGRISTPERKIAKKEPSTLSRDEVRRKKAVYKKAELAKKTEVQAHSPSRKIILKPAIKYTRPTHLSCVKRKQTAAGGETNQAPAVFKQAKEKLSDGVSKSPEKRSSLPRPSSILPPRRGVSGDRDREENSLSLTTSLSSSVRRTTRSEPIRSRTGKSGTSTPTTPGSTAITPGTPPSYASRTPGTPGTPSYSRTPHTPGTPKSAILVPTEKKVAIIRTPPKSPATPKQLRVINQPLPDLKNVRSKIGSTDNIKYQPKGGQVQIVTKKIDLSHVTSKCGSLKNIHHKPGGGRVKIESVKLDFKEKAQAKVGSLENAHHVPGGGNVKIDSQKLNFREHAKARVDHGAEIITQSPGRSSMASPRRLSNVSSSGSINLLESPQLATLAEDVTAALAKQGL
- the MAP2 gene encoding microtubule-associated protein 2 isoform X39; translation: MAEDRKDEAKAPHWTSGQLTEASSHPHSPEIKDQGGASAGLVRSANGFSYQEDEELRLGSHEQPGTYAQTKENGINGELSSGNRETAEEVSARIVQVVTAEAVAVLKGEQEKEAQHKDQPGSLPLVEESANLPPSPPPSPASEQTGVLEEDLFAATKMEFHVQEGTRPFAEEPLDTKQHDSGKDSKTVEQPKYDALVPQSAKAEAADKKDSESKDKEKMLSYPSEWILKTDSQKKGEASFAEPAAKPPAPQEQKHLSSQLPEESRTEERTVGMPSSTNQAMAIKFQDNLKDVKGGAISHGESSLLLPEPKAEAAKSELPSGPSLALPQELSLKDGFKTHQEPTDQLLAKNLSKDEQIHKDRTLSLQEVSAVTVDGLKTPSTPKIPPWGEEKDMTKDESDEEERYDFYDKGEAQMLDNGKFTAKPEVKTGSLDKTDFQKDGEAKKSPDTLKAEKEMDQSELSAAADVKRETQQSMQVPPAKLSHELTLDKTVEHPDSTQLSRVTEKAPEVPGLTTEKTPTLEASQEKDVKEDTAKTSVSAPHQLKEEEDQSGMSKYFETSALKEEAFKADGLKQSSDYYELSDTKESKYEPYQRGRLIPEYEEEEEEEELQTELNQQQNVHTREMGYSTLAQSYTPDTSEEPSSPTERMFTIDPKVYGDKRELHSKNKDDLTLSRSLGLGGRSAIEQRSMSINLPMSCLDSIALGFSFGRAHDLSPLASDILTNTSGSMDEGDDYLPATTPALEKAPCFPTESREEDKHMVEEKAQPETLAEPSFQAKDYYKNGAVLAPDLPEMLDLAGTRSRLASVSADAEAAQKKSVPSDSIVEDSSTALPPVTNENHVILKAESQLEDLGYCVFNKYTVPLPSPVQDSENLTSETCPFYEGTDEKLRRGLTPDLSLIEVKLAAAEKSEDFLSEKDLGQHGEPILVRDFEQEKKEKLDTVLEKSEDQVDSKEVCSIKGVEPEMTRAEAMLERKEESVANKVHLPADTMYDRISASEIAIEKDSVCLLMEKEKALSVVPEIAEIEAPVKPDYNAIKHDMEVAARRADQEYQNKLDAKISEVVSLPLGKDKASLKRAEPEPKDTQQKDETIFSREAEDADVLSRTEPSYVKDSTKLSETEIKEKVAKPDLVHQEAVDKEESYESSGEHDQAQESLNGESVKPEDIKAEHPKPAMSGEEMPTQLPAKGTSVELLFPKAEPLQEEPAEIQMESIPQPVEEVEEILDRAVKPMETQKLLPCELAAGALKGEEYEEEEVEAGQEAKEEDKQHLVSEMPPDFGKPATEEMGAKGSPEALPELKGIIESVVTVEDDFITVVQTTVDEGESASHSVRFAATQQEDIETGDSQAEEDLDVEEVEVEPKEGSREAPASPQREEILLTNYKTETCDDYKDETTIDDSIMDTDSLWADTQDDDRSIMTEQLETVPKEEKAERELRRSSLDKHKKEKPFKTGRGRISTPERKIAKKEPSTLSRDEVRRKKAVYKKAELAKKTEVQAHSPSRKIILKPAIKYTRPTHLSCVKRKQTAGGETNQAPAVFKQAKEKLSDGVSKSPEKRSSLPRPSSILPPRRGVSGDRDREENSLSLTTSLSSSVRRTTRSEPIRSRTGKSGTSTPTTPGSTAITPGTPPSYASRTPGTPGTPSYSRTPHTPGTPKSAILVPTEKKVAIIRTPPKSPATPKQLRVINQPLPDLKNVRSKIGSTDNIKYQPKGGQVQIVTKKIDLSHVTSKCGSLKNIHHKPGGGRVKIESVKLDFKEKAQAKVGSLENAHHVPGGGNVKIDSQKLNFREHAKARVDHGAEIITQSPGRSSMASPRRLSNVSSSGSINLLESPQLATLAEDVTAALAKQGL
- the MAP2 gene encoding microtubule-associated protein 2 isoform X23; amino-acid sequence: MAEDRKDEAKAPHWTSEEVSARIVQVVTAEAVAVLKGEQEKEAQHKDQPGSLPLAVEESANLPPSPPPSPASEQTGVLEEDLFAATKMEFHVQEGTRPFAEEPLDTKQHDSGKDSKTVEQPKYDALVPQSAKAEAADKKDSESKDKEKMLSYPSEWILKTDSQKKGEASFAEPAAKPPAPQEQKHLSSQLPEESRTEERTVGMPSSTNQAMAIKFQDNLKDVKGGAISHGESSLLLPEPKAEAAKSELPSGPSLALPQELSLKDGFKTHQEPTDQLLAKNLSKDEQIHKDRTLSLQEVSAVTVDGLKTPSTPKIPPWGEEKDMTKDESDEEERYDFYDKGEAQMLDNGKFTAKPEVKTGSLDKTDFQKDGEAKKSPDTLKAEKEMDQSELSAAADVKRETQQSMQVPPAKLSHELTLDKTVEHPDSTQLSRVTEKAPEVPGLTTEKTPTLEASQEKDVKEDTAKTSVSAPHQLKEEEDQSGMSKYFETSALKEEAFKADGLKQSSDYYELSDTKESKYEPYQRGRLIPEYEEEEEEEELQTELNQQQNVHTREMGYSTLAQSYTPDTSEEPSSPTERMFTIDPKVYGDKRELHSKNKDDLTLSRSLGLGGRSAIEQRSMSINLPMSCLDSIALGFSFGRAHDLSPLASDILTNTSGSMDEGDDYLPATTPALEKAPCFPTESREEDKHMVEEKAQPETLAEPSFQAKDYYKNGAVLAPDLPEMLDLAGTRSRLASVSADAEAAQKKSVPSDSIVEDSSTALPPVTNENHVILKAESQLEDLGYCVFNKYTVPLPSPVQDSENLTSETCPFYEGTDEKLRRGLTPDLSLIEVKLAAAEKSEDFLSEKDLGQHGEPILVRDFEQEKKEKLDTVLEKSEDQVDSKEVCSIKGVEPEMTRAEAMLERKEESVANKVHLPADTMYDRISASEIAIEKDSVCLLMEKEKALSVVPEIAEIEAPVKPDYNAIKHDMEVAARRADQEYQNKLDAKISEVVSLPLGKDKASLKRAEPEPKDTQQKDETIFSREAEDADVLSRTEPSYVKDSTKLSETEIKEKVAKPDLVHQEAVDKEESYESSGEHDQAQESLNGESVKPEDIKAEHPKPAMSGEEMPTQLPAKGTSVELLFPKAEPLQEEPAEIQMESIPQPVEEVEEILDRAVKPMETQKLLPCELAAGALKGEEYEEEEVEAGQEAKEEDKQHLVSEMPPDFGKPATEEMGAKGSPEALPELKGIIESVVTVEDDFITVVQTTVDEGESASHSVRFAATQQEDIETGDSQAEEDLDVEEVEVEPKEGSREAPASPQREEILLTNYKTETCDDYKDETTIDDSIMDTDSLWADTQDDDRSIMTEQLETVPKEEKAERELRRSSLDKHKKEKPFKTGRGRISTPERKIAKKEPSTLSRDEVRRKKAVYKKAELAKKTEVQAHSPSRKIILKPAIKYTRPTHLSCVKRKQTAAGGETNQAPAVFKQAKEKLSDGVSKSPEKRSSLPRPSSILPPRRGVSGDRDREENSLSLTTSLSSSVRRTTRSEPIRSRTGKSGTSTPTTPGSTAITPGTPPSYASRTPGTPGTPSYSRTPHTPGTPKSAILVPTEKKVAIIRTPPKSPATPKQLRVINQPLPDLKNVRSKIGSTDNIKYQPKGGQVRILNKKIDFSGIQSRCGSRDNIKHSAGGGNVQIVTKKIDLSHVTSKCGSLKNIHHKPGGGRVKIESVKLDFKEKAQAKVGSLENAHHVPGGGNVKIDSQKLNFREHAKARVDHGAEIITQSPGRSSMASPRRLSNVSSSGSINLLESPQLATLAEDVTAALAKQGL
- the MAP2 gene encoding microtubule-associated protein 2 isoform X33: MAEDRKDEAKAPHWTSGQLTEASSHPHSPEIKDQGGASAGLVRSANGFSYQEDEELRLGSHEQPGTYAQTKENGINGELSSGNRETAEEVSARIVQVVTAEAVAVLKGEQEKEAQHKDQPGSLPLVEESANLPPSPPPSPASEQTGVLEEDLFAATKMEFHVQEGTRPFAEEPLDTKQHDSGKDSKTVEQPKYDALVPQSAKAEAADKKDSESKDKEKMLSYPSEWILKTDSQKKGEASFAEPAAKPPAPQEQKHLSSQLPEESRTEERTVGMPSSTNQAMAIKFQDNLKDVKGGAISHGESSLLLPEPKAEAAKSELPSGPSLALPQELSLKDGFKTHQEPTDQLLAKNLSKDEQIHKDRTLSLQEVSAVTVDGLKTPSTPKIPPWGEEKDMTKDESDEEERYDFYDKGEAQMLDNGKFTAKPEVKTGSLDKTDFQKDGEAKKSPDTLKAEKEMDQSELSAAADVKRETQQSMQVPPAKLSHELTLDKTVEHPDSTQLSRVTEKAPEVPGLTTEKTPTLEASQEKDVKEDTAKTSVSAPHQLKEEEDQSGMSKYFETSALKEEAFKADGLKQSSDYYELSDTKESKYEPYQRGRLIPEYEEEEEEEELQTELNQQQNVHTREMGYSTLAQSYTPDTSEEPSSPTERMFTIDPKVYGDKRELHSKNKDDLTLSRSLGLGGRSAIEQRSMSINLPMSCLDSIALGFSFGRAHDLSPLASDILTNTSGSMDEGDDYLPATTPALEKAPCFPTESREEDKHMVEEKAQPETLAEPSFQAKDYYKNGAVLAPDLPEMLDLAGTRSRLASVSADAEAAQKKSVPSDSIVEDSSTALPPVTNENHVILKAESQLEDLGYCVFNKYTVPLPSPVQDSENLTSETCPFYEGTDEKLRRGLTPDLSLIEVKLAAAEKSEDFLSEKDLGQHGEPILVRDFEQEKKEKLDTVLEKSEDQVDSKEVCSIKGVEPEMTRAEAMLERKEESVANKVHLPADTMYDRISASEIAIEKDSVCLLMEKEKALSVVPEIAEIEAPVKPDYNAIKHDMEVAARRADQEYQNKLDAKISEVVSLPLGKDKASLKRAEPEPKDTQQKDETIFSREAEDADVLSRTEPSYVKDSTKLSETEIKEKVAKPDLVHQEAVDKEESYESSGEHDQAQESLNGESVKPEDIKAEHPKPAMSGEEMPTQLPAKGTSVELLFPKAEPLQEEPAEIQMESIPQPVEEVEEILDRAVKPMETQKLLPCELAAGALKGEEYEEEEVEAGQEAKEEDKQHLVSEMPPDFGKPATEEMGAKGSPEALPELKGIIESVVTVEDDFITVVQTTVDEGESASHSVRFAATQQEDIETGDSQAEEDLDVEEVEVEPKEGSREAPASPQREEILLTNYKTETCDDYKDETTIDDSIMDTDSLWADTQDDDRSIMTEQLETVPKEEKAERELRRSSLDKHKKEKPFKTGRGRISTPERKIAKKEPSTLSRDEVRRKKAVYKKAELAKKTEVQAHSPSRKIILKPAIKYTRPTHLSCVKRKQTAAGGETNQAPAVFKQAKEKLSDGVSKSPEKRSSLPRPSSILPPRRGVSGDRDREENSLSLTTSLSSSVRRTTRSEPIRSRTGKSGTSTPTTPGSTAITPGTPPSYASRTPGTPGTPSYSRTPHTPGTPKSAILVPTEKKVAIIRTPPKSPATPKQLRVINQPLPDLKNVRSKIGSTDNIKYQPKGGQVQIVTKKIDLSHVTSKCGSLKNIHHKPGGGRVKIESVKLDFKEKAQAKVGSLENAHHVPGGGNVKIDSQKLNFREHAKARVDHGAEIITQSPGRSSMASPRRLSNVSSSGSINLLESPQLATLAEDVTAALAKQGL
- the MAP2 gene encoding microtubule-associated protein 2 isoform X35; the encoded protein is MAEDRKDEAKAPHWTSGQLTEASSHPHSPEIKDQGGASAGLVRSANGFSYQEDEELRLGSHEQPGTYAQTKENGINGELSSGNRETAEEVSARIVQVVTAEAVAVLKGEQEKEAQHKDQPGSLPLVEESANLPPSPPPSPASEQTGVLEEATKMEFHVQEGTRPFAEEPLDTKQHDSGKDSKTVEQPKYDALVPQSAKAEAADKKDSESKDKEKMLSYPSEWILKTDSQKKGEASFAEPAAKPPAPQEQKHLSSQLPEESRTEERTVGMPSSTNQAMAIKFQDNLKDVKGGAISHGESSLLLPEPKAEAAKSELPSGPSLALPQELSLKDGFKTHQEPTDQLLAKNLSKDEQIHKDRTLSLQEVSAVTVDGLKTPSTPKIPPWGEEKDMTKDESDEEERYDFYDKGEAQMLDNGKFTAKPEVKTGSLDKTDFQKDGEAKKSPDTLKAEKEMDQSELSAAADVKRETQQSMQVPPAKLSHELTLDKTVEHPDSTQLSRVTEKAPEVPGLTTEKTPTLEASQEKDVKEDTAKTSVSAPHQLKEEEDQSGMSKYFETSALKEEAFKADGLKQSSDYYELSDTKESKYEPYQRGRLIPEYEEEEEEEELQTELNQQQNVHTREMGYSTLAQSYTPDTSEEPSSPTERMFTIDPKVYGDKRELHSKNKDDLTLSRSLGLGGRSAIEQRSMSINLPMSCLDSIALGFSFGRAHDLSPLASDILTNTSGSMDEGDDYLPATTPALEKAPCFPTESREEDKHMVEEKAQPETLAEPSFQAKDYYKNGAVLAPDLPEMLDLAGTRSRLASVSADAEAAQKKSVPSDSIVEDSSTALPPVTNENHVILKAESQLEDLGYCVFNKYTVPLPSPVQDSENLTSETCPFYEGTDEKLRRGLTPDLSLIEVKLAAAEKSEDFLSEKDLGQHGEPILVRDFEQEKKEKLDTVLEKSEDQVDSKEVCSIKGVEPEMTRAEAMLERKEESVANKVHLPADTMYDRISASEIAIEKDSVCLLMEKEKALSVVPEIAEIEAPVKPDYNAIKHDMEVAARRADQEYQNKLDAKISEVVSLPLGKDKASLKRAEPEPKDTQQKDETIFSREAEDADVLSRTEPSYVKDSTKLSETEIKEKVAKPDLVHQEAVDKEESYESSGEHDQAQESLNGESVKPEDIKAEHPKPAMSGEEMPTQLPAKGTSVELLFPKAEPLQEEPAEIQMESIPQPVEEVEEILDRAVKPMETQKLLPCELAAGALKGEEYEEEEVEAGQEAKEEDKQHLVSEMPPDFGKPATEEMGAKGSPEALPELKGIIESVVTVEDDFITVVQTTVDEGESASHSVRFAATQQEDIETGDSQAEEDLDVEEVEVEPKEGSREAPASPQREEILLTNYKTETCDDYKDETTIDDSIMDTDSLWADTQDDDRSIMTEQLETVPKEEKAERELRRSSLDKHKKEKPFKTGRGRISTPERKIAKKEPSTLSRDEVRRKKAVYKKAELAKKTEVQAHSPSRKIILKPAIKYTRPTHLSCVKRKQTAAGGETNQAPAVFKQAKEKLSDGVSKSPEKRSSLPRPSSILPPRRGVSGDRDREENSLSLTTSLSSSVRRTTRSEPIRSRTGKSGTSTPTTPGSTAITPGTPPSYASRTPGTPGTPSYSRTPHTPGTPKSAILVPTEKKVAIIRTPPKSPATPKQLRVINQPLPDLKNVRSKIGSTDNIKYQPKGGQVQIVTKKIDLSHVTSKCGSLKNIHHKPGGGRVKIESVKLDFKEKAQAKVGSLENAHHVPGGGNVKIDSQKLNFREHAKARVDHGAEIITQSPGRSSMASPRRLSNVSSSGSINLLESPQLATLAEDVTAALAKQGL